Proteins encoded together in one Coffea arabica cultivar ET-39 chromosome 2c, Coffea Arabica ET-39 HiFi, whole genome shotgun sequence window:
- the LOC113727613 gene encoding cyclin-P3-1, whose protein sequence is MGAQAHNGRSFDPKVCSSVGGGEEYDNGTLEPPRILAILASTLEKSILKNEKLLKATNVKDVITIFHGLRAPALSIRQYIERIFKYANCSPSCFVVAYIYMERFLRQTNGYLTSLNAHRLLITCFMLAAKFVEDECYNNAYYAKVGGISTTEMNRLETKLLVAIDFRLHVSVETFDDYSFRLEDEASREQYRIERPFRLCGLGKGSNSKDGSGFAPKAAGCTCRAT, encoded by the exons ATGGGAGCACAGGCACACAACGGCAGATCTTTTGATCCAAAAGTTTGCTCAAGTGTAGGAGGAGGGGAGGAATATGACAACGGAACTTTAGAGCCTCCAAGAATTCTGGCAATTCTTGCTTCAACACTGGAAAAATCCATCCTCAAGAATGAAAAGCTACTGAAAGCAACAAATGTGAAAGATGTCATTACAATTTTCCATGGTTTAAGAGCACCTGCATTGAGCATTAGGCAGTATATTGAGCGCATATTCAAGTATGCCAACTGCAGCCCCTCTTGCTTTGTTGTTGCATACATCTATATGGAGAGATTCCTCCGTCAGACAAATGGTTACTTGACATCCCTCAATGCTCACCGGCTTCTGATCACCTGCTTCATGCTGGCTGCCAAATTCGTCGAGGACGA GTGTTACAACAATGCATATTATGCAAAAGTAGGAGGAATAAGCACAACAGAAATGAACAGGTTGGAGACGAAGCTGTTGGTTGCCATCGATTTCAGGCTGCACGTGAGTGTCGAGACATTTGATGATTACTCCTTTCGACTAGAGGATGAGGCTTCAAGGGAGCAATACAGAATCGAAAGGCCTTTTCGACTGTGTGGACTGGGAAAAGGTTCTAACAGCAAAGACGGCTCTGGCTTTGCACCCAAAGCAGCAGGATGTACTTGCAGAGCCACCTAA
- the LOC113724598 gene encoding putative UDP-glucuronate:xylan alpha-glucuronosyltransferase 4, translating into MGSKPSKRKPFTTLSLTFLSLTLLLIIFRSFRWKIEVPRKNINSVSVRYPEWYRIIAQELAQKRIRVGLVNVNNETSEDIGSAFMQGEAEIVKVNFDRAADHIQWGHLFPEWIDEDNPEEQKCPEIPMPRYNDYGEFDVIVASIPCPIGAEKGMGIRDVFRLQVNLVVANLLVRSSFEYHEYEMKFVVFLGSCSPMWEIFRCDDLFWDDGAWSIYRPDLRRLKQKVLMPVGTCQLARPFAESGQEGWRRYALNDALCQPREAYVTILHSSEAYVCGAIALAQSIIQSNSTKDLVLLADDSISKKSLQGLKAAGWKIKRITRIRSPHAAKGAYNEWNYSKLRIWHLIEYDKIIFIDSDFIVLRNLDEFFVYPQLSAVGNNGHIFNSGLMLVEPSKCAFQVVMGKRFTMASYNGGDQGFLNEVFTWWHRWPGRVNFLKFFGNTYDLIRPKIPMNLYTIHYLGVKPWMCYKDYDCNWDVVGFHKFASDLAHEKWWQVYDAMPKKLRPYCELSPRMDARIKKWRGKARNASLPDRHWEIRVKDPRMHA; encoded by the exons ATGGGTTCTAAGCCCTCAAAGAGAAAACCCTTCACAACTCTTTCCCTCACCTTTCTTTCTCTAACTCTCTTGCTCATCATTTTCCGTAGTTTTCGCTGGAAGATTGAAGTTCCAAGAAAAAACATCAACTCTGTTTCTGTTAGATATCCAGAATGGTATCGAATAATAGCCCAAGAGCTAGCACAAAAAAGGATAAGAGTTGGTTTAGTTAACGTAAACAATGAGACAAGTGAAGACATTGGATCAGCATTTATGCAAGGAGAAGCTGAGATTGTGAAGGTAAATTTTGATCGGGCTGCTGATCATATTCAATGGGGTCACTTATTTCCTGAGTGGATAGATGAGGATAATCCTGAAGAACAGAAATGCCCGGAAATTCCTATGCCACGGTACAATGATTATGGGGAGTTTGATGTAATCGTGGCTAGTATTCCATGCCCTATTGGAGCAGAAAAGGGCATGGGGATTAGGGATGTATTTAGGTTGCAAGTGAATTTAGTGGTTGCTAATTTATTGGTAAGAAGTAGCTTTGAGTACCATGAGTATGAAATGAAGTTCGTTGTGTTCTTAGGATCTTGTAGTCCAATGTGGGAAATTTTTCGATGTGATGACTTGTTTTGGGATGACGGGGCTTGGTCGATTTATAGGCCGGACTTGAGAAGGCTCAAACAGAAGGTGCTCATGCCGGTTGGAACGTGCCAGCTTGCTCGTCCATTCGCAGAATCAG GTCAAGAAGGGTGGCGAAGATATGCACTTAACGATGCATTGTGCCAGCCAAGAGAAGCCTATGTAACTATTCTCCACTCTTCAGAAGCCTATGTTTGTGGTGCAATAGCTTTAGCTCAAAGCATCATCCAATCCAACTCAACCAAAGACCTCGTATTACTAGCTGATGATTCCATCTCAAAAAAATCCCTGCAAGGACTGAAGGCTGCTGGTTGGAAAATCAAGCGAATAACAAGAATTCGAAGTCCTCATGCCGCGAAAGGTGCCTATAACGAGTGGAATTACAGCAAGCTCAGAATATGGCATCTTATTGAATATGATAAGATCATTTTTATAGACTCTGATTTCATAGTTCTCAGGAACTTAGATGAATTCTTTGTTTATCCACAACTATCAGCTGTTGGGAACAATGGGCACATTTTCAACTCTGGCCTAATGTTAGTGGAGCCATCAAAATGTGCATTTCAAGTAGTAATGGGCAAAAGATTCACAATGGCTTCATATAATGGTGGTGATCAAGGGTTCCTTAATGAAGTATTTACATGGTGGCATCGATGGCCTGGAAGGGTTAATTTTCTCAAGTTTTTCGGGAATACCTATGATTTGATCAGACCTAAGATTCCCATGAATTTGTATACCATTCATTATCTAGGAGTGAAGCCATGGATGTGCTATAAAGACTATGATTGTAATTGGGATGTGGTAGGGTTTCATAAGTTTGCTAGTGACTTGGCTCATGAGAAATGGTGGCAAGTTTATGATGCAATGCCTAAGAAGCTCAGACCATATTGTGAGCTTAGTCCAAGAATGGATGCAAGAATAAAAAAGTGGAGAGGTAAAGCTAGGAATGCAAGTTTGCCTGATAGACATTGGGAAATTAGGGTGAAAGATCCAAGAATGCACGCCTAA